A section of the Drosophila sechellia strain sech25 chromosome 3L, ASM438219v1, whole genome shotgun sequence genome encodes:
- the LOC6616396 gene encoding LOW QUALITY PROTEIN: uncharacterized protein LOC6616396 (The sequence of the model RefSeq protein was modified relative to this genomic sequence to represent the inferred CDS: deleted 2 bases in 1 codon), producing the protein MPGRPEKPMELIKPPRMSAVWFSTGPEVAGGSASRESTNCNININSNISNKSNKDEKSLASWLHEEISLECQLGKNLFIFGSNELTERQADKQRTKRTGGRTDLADGRRIGRTDNCERFPTKQDDG; encoded by the exons ATGCCAGGGAGGCCAGAAAAGCCCATGGAGCTAATTAAGCCGCCTCGCATGAGTGCTGTGTGGTTTTCCACGGGGCCAGAGGTTGCGGGTGGCTCTGCATCAAGGGAAAGCACTAACtgcaacatcaacatcaacagcaacaTTAGCAACAAGAGCAACAAAGATGAGAAATCGCTGGCTTCCTGGCTTCATGAAGAAATAAGTCTAGAGTGCCAGTTGGGGAAAAACTTGTTCATCTTTGGCTCTAACGAGCTAACGGAGCGACAAGCGGACAAGCAGCGGACCAAGCGAACTGGAGGACGGACGGAC CTGGCGGACGGACGCCGCATTGGACGGACGGACAACTGTGAGCGATTCCCCACAAAACAAGACGATGGGTAA
- the LOC116800999 gene encoding uncharacterized protein LOC116800999 produces MQRLCCCQTNNETICSFVDICISQRSSGQQKKSADASTPHKNANLECAKDFAMDSAISTTSRDLNSTRGNHICEHIPRWMAINVNVNPM; encoded by the coding sequence ATGCAACGTTTGTGTTGCTGTCAAACAAATAACGAAACGATTTGCTCATTTGTTGATATTTGCATTTCGCAACGGTCTTCGGGGCAGCAGAAGAAGTCTGCGGATGCCTCTACTCCCCATAAGAATGCAAATCTCGAGTGTGCTAAAGATTTCGCAATGGACTCTGCGATTTCTACGACCTCTCGGGACTTGAACTCCACACGAGGAAACCACATATGTGAGCATATTCCCCGCTGGATGGctataaatgtaaatgtaaatccGATGTAA